Genomic segment of Panicum virgatum strain AP13 chromosome 9N, P.virgatum_v5, whole genome shotgun sequence:
GAAATATCAAGTTATCCTTCCACCATTACTTCAATCCCCTTAAGATAAATGCTTAAAAATCCGTTAAGATATATAAAAGCCAGGATAGCACGACCTGAGGAATCTCAAAgagggaaaaaagagagaatgcTAACTTAAGAGGAATCTCGAGAGGGATAGTACTTCTTCATTTCATCCGATTTGGCAGTATGTTCACAATTATATTTTTGGATACAGAAATGGTAAATACTCCTAAGTAAGGGGCAGAAAACAGAAGTCACAAACAGCTGTTAACCTTTCAGAGTTCAAACAACAAATAACCTGATTATCTTCAATTCACTATCCATGTGTCTGATCTCTGAACTTTAGCAACAATCAGAGAACCGGGAACGCCGGTCTACCCCAGGACACTCCTGGAGGTGGTGGTGTCTGAGGCAGTgtaggaggcggcggctgcccCTGCAAATGTGGCGGCGGGTGGCGCACCTGCATCTGCATAGGAGGTGGTGGTGTCTGAAGGAGAGCAGGAGGTGGATGCTGCCCGTAGAGATTTAGCGGTGGGTGGTGTTGCCTGGGAGGCGGCGGTGTCTGAGCAAGCGAAGGAGGCGGCTGCTGCCCCTGCAAATGCGGCTGTGGCCGGTGTAGCGGTAGGGAAAGTGGTGACCGCAGCAGGTGCATGGGCGGGGGCGCTGTTGGCGCCGGGGTGGGCGGCCAGCGCCAGGGCACATGCGGTGGCAATGTCGGCAGCACACTGGGTGTGCCCCAGAACAGCGCCGGGTAAGACGGCGGAACCCTGGGTACGCTCCATCCCGGCGCTGGCGGCAGCGGCAAGCCCCAGAAGAGTTGCGATGGATGCGGTAGCACCGTGGGCGTGCCCCCAAGCTGGTGGCGCGGGTATCGGCGTCAACGTAGGCTGAGGCTGGCACGGTGGCTAAGGCCGCGGCGCCACGTCctgtggaggaggcggaggagatggcggcgggggcggcgaagccggtggaggcggagtgggagaccgcatccaaagcggcggtggaggcggcggcggcggcggcgatagctccacctcctcctccagcttcaCGATCACGTTCGCCTTTTTCCGGGGCGCGCCCGCCTTCTCCTTCGTGGACGCGGCGACGTCACTGGCGATCCGTACGCGGAGCGGCGCGTCCGCCTGGACTGCGGGCGGCGCCCGGCGAGGACGAAGTCGGCGGGCCGGGGCACGCGCTCCACCGGCTCCGGCGCGTCGGCACCCTGCGCGCCGAACGCGGCGACACAGCCGATGGGGCACTCGACCCACCCGATCGCCGCGACGTCGTCCCTGGCCTGCGCCGCGGTGATGGCGGCCGCGGAAGGCGGGGACGCGGCGGACAGCGCCCCAGGGTGCAGcgtggagcggcgcggcggcagcaggtCCACCTGCCCCACCAGGCACTCCATGATCCTGCCCTGTTCGGAGGGCCCATCGCAAGCACGGGCCCATGCGCGTCAATCACACGAAAACAACTCAGAAGTTAGAACAGGAGGTTTAATGGAGGTTTTGGGGGCCGGGGCGAGTTGGTTGGTGCGCGATTTACCTTTCTCCCATGGTGTTGCCTGATGAAGCCATGCATGAACAGGATCTGCAGGAGACGAGCGTTTGAATTTATTTAAAAGATGGGGTAAATAAGCTAAAATTGAGGGGATGAAGAACCGATCGAGCTCGACGAAGAGGAAATGCTAGGACACCGAAAATCAACATGCATGGAGGAGGAACCCTGAAGAGGGAGGAGAAATTGGAGGAAAGAACCGGATGAGAGGGAGATTTTACAGTACGTACCTCGTTGAGTTGCTCGATGGTGATGCGGGTGCCCCATGGGTCGAGGAAGAAGCGACGGTACTTCTCCAGCGTCAGGGGCTTTCCCTTCATCTccctcgccggtcgccgccttcctcgccgcccTAATCtcttcctccgcctccgcctccccctccccctcccccttccgCTGGTTCTCCCCCGATCTTCCTCGCCCCTCCGCTCCTGCGTGCCTGCCTTTGCCTGGTGCCTGCCGTCTCTCGGCAGTGCAGTGCAATGTAAACCACGTAGCCTGAACGAAAGCGTGGGCTAGCTCAGCCCTTTACcaggtttttttttatttggggCAATTGGGATCGTCGGAGGCTCGGAGCACACTGCACGCGAACTGCAAACGATGCTGGTCGTTGGATCGGGCGCGCGTCACGGCGTGGTCAAGGACTCAAGGTGATCCTACACGCTCCTGGCCAGGGTTTCCAaatccgaccggtccggtcaaactgccgccctccggtagcggtttaccggaccagTTTGATCgaaaaccggttgaattcaaaatcgtgtgtgcaaccggttccgaccggtttaccgaccgggatgaccggtttaccggccggtatgatcggtttagaaattttttattttttgaattcaaatttaaattttgaattgggCCGGTAGACCGGTACGACCGATttggaaatttttatttttttaattcaaatttaaattttgaatttgggccggtttgataccggcccaaaccgtaGCCGGTCAAACCGGAACCATTCCACCGGTTTCCTTAACCCTGCTCCCGGCCTCCCCCTGGTCGTGGTTGGTTCGTGCGTAACGCCCGCCGGGCCGCGGGGCCGGCACCGGAGAGGCAGAGGGCAGAGCAGCTTTGTTTTCGCCAGAGCGGCGTGTGCGTCCTTCCCAACCCCTGGGCCAATACGGATGCACGACACCTCACATGCGATGCGCGAGATCCTCGGCGGTCGGCGCACTCCTCTGGCATCCAGTCCTCCGATCGCGTCGTTCCTCGGCTTCACTGCTCTTTTTTGCCTTCTCGGTGCATATGAGACACGATATTTGGAGAAAATGGTAGCCGgggaaaaggagaaagagacGAGACGACCAGCGATCACAGGCAGCCGCGGAGGGACTCCAGAACTCGAGCAACGCAGGCGAGGAGGGATCGGGACTGCTACTGCTTGCAGCGTGTAGGCGTGTTGCTACTGCTCTCCGTAGTGCGGTCCACCAGGATTCAGAAACAGCCACTGCTGCGGATCAACAATCGGACTACCAGTACTActccaacacacacacacacacacacactaccaGAAGCGAGAAAACGCTCGCCGGAAAAAGCATCTTTCAATGTCGCTAactaaataaattttaatttgcTTTGAACCTTCATGGTGATCCCTCAACACCACCATAGTCTATCGATCACAACTCCTTTCAACTGAATAATAAAGCATTGATCCTTCACGCCCGATTccacatcatcatcaccatcataaTTTACAGATCACTCATTCTAGTCTTTCTCTACCGAAAGGACGGAACAAGGTCTCACCGGAAACTGAAGCTAGTCCAACGACAACCGAACCCAACCTAACACCAGTGCATGTTGTTGTAGTACTGATGATCGAAAGCAGAAATCAAGCAGATGCCGGTGCCTGCTCGCCAGCAGACGGGCCGGTGAGCAGAGCttgtgggggcggcggcgtcgctaggccggcggcggcggccatctcgACGGACGGGAGCGTGAGCAGCTccaccacgcgccgccgcctggtccGAATCGCGGCCTTCCCCTTGCGCGTCAGGGAGCGCTTCTTCCTGGCCGCTGCCGGCAGCGCGGGGGGCAAGGGCGACGATGCGCTGAGCAGGCTCGGCGGGGAGATCTGCTCCGTGGAGCCGGGGGCGATCGCGGAGATGGGCAAGAGGGtttcggcggccgccgcggcgggcgacCGCAGCCCGGCGCGGACGGAGAGGAGGGAGCCGACGGGGCACTCGCGCCAGCCGATGTCCTCGATGTCGCGCGTGGCCTCGCCCGCGgagagcgcggcggccgcggccgaggcGGCGCCCAGTGGCAGCGCGGTGGCGTTGAGGGGCACGGtggagcggcgcgggcgcaTGAGCTCCACCGACCCGAGCGCGTCCACCAACGCCGACTGAGGTCAGGGGCACGAGAGGCGTCAGTGATGATCAAATACCCGAACAATTGAAGGCTGGATTGAGGACGAGAGGTGTGGTCTGTGGACGGGAGATGTGTACCTTCGGCACCCGGTGCAGCTTGGCGAACGCGTGCATGTAGATGATCTGCGACGAGGAGAAGGGAGAAGAGCCCATGTCAAACGCACGCGACCACGGACATGGGCTGATCTACGacgagaggggagggaggggggagagCTGGGACCTGGTTCAGGTGGTGGAGGCTGAGGCCGTTGCCGCTGCGGGTGGTGAAGAAGACGATGTAATCCTCGAGCGTCAGCCGCGGCCGCTCGGTAGCCGGGATCCTCGGCATCGCCGCAACCAgccgcgcctcgccgcgcgctcTCCCTCCCCCGTCCTTGCGTGGTAGTACGCCTCCGCGAGTGGGTgggttctgaacttctgattgGCGATTTGGCGTGGCCGCGGGGGAACTCCGAAATGGGCTTTTAGGTGGGGCCGCCCGTCGACCGTGCCAGCTCTGCAAAAGTAAGTGGCCCCAGTCGGGAATGGGCCCGCGCGTCAGGTGAATGTGAATACCCGGTTTCCCGCCGTGTCTGCTTGAAAAAAAAGGACCAGTGGCGGGCGCGTGTACGAAGATTTTTCCGTGAAAAGTGATAACGCCTGGTGCATTGCGAGTTTGCGGCACCACGACAAACTGGAGGGGTGTTTAGtcggtgaaaaagtttggatttagtTATTATAGCACATTTTgttattatttgataattaatgtccaatcatagattaattaacatcattagattcatctcgtaggaatcatttagactatataattagttatttttttaaactacatttaatgctccatgcatatgtctaaaaattcgatgtgacaattactgtgcaaacttgtttgggaactaaacgcagcCTGGGCGGTGAAATGCTACTCCACCAGAAGACCTCCCTCGGGTTGTTGGGAAACCTGctattttttgagaaaattgacAGATCGGTCACCGGCCACCACTCACCGTGAAGTTCACCAACAGTTTCTACGTTCTAGATATGTCAAATGATCTGGCAGGCTACCAAAGTTTCTATAATCCAAGGATGTAAAATTTAATACATATAGAAAAGTATGCATAACTTTACAATGCCAACGATTAGACCATAGAACAATAGAGACGAATAGCATTCTTCTATAGTTCTATGCGTATAGACAAAAAGATCTTAGATAAGATATAATACGCATGCACTATTTTTGGTAAGTAATTGTGCAGGAAATAGCTTGTGGATCATGGATAGATCACCCGACCAGTTGCTTGTTGCTTGGTTGCGATGGTACATTTCGTGACCTTGCATGTTCATGGGCAAAGTAGAAGTATCTTGTACATCGAAAGAAAGAAAGTAGAATCATCCTTGCGGCACATCCGGACATGCAGCAGTTGCCAGGCTGCAAAACGCAGTTAATTGATCACAGCTGGGAAAACCGGGTGGCCCAACGGCCAGATACAACAGTTGTTGGACGAAGGATTGAGGGCAAACTAAAAAGTAAAAACAACACTTATCATTCACAATTTCACATCATGTGATCTATAGTGTACATCAATATGCTTTAACAAAGGGGGAAAAGATATCACAATTTGGTACATCATTTAACGGGGACTAGCGATCCCAACCCGATGGTCGTTTTCTCTCCCTGGACCGATCCCATGAACTGCAACTCATGCAAAACTGACTCATAAAACTGGATATTGAACGATAACACAAAATATAAACAGATGGATCCACAAGGAAATTACTCTGCAATGGCATATGATGCAAGTTACATACCTTTCTGGATTTTGGTTCCCATTTTCATTGCTATTTCCTGCAGGCTGGGATGCAGGAACGAAGGAGAGGGCCGACTGTGCTGGTTGGGATGCAGGGACGAAGGAGGGGGCTGATTGTGCTGGCCGCGCGTCCCCTCCTATGGTGCCCCCAGATACAAAGCCGCGAAGTGCTGGTCTTACAAAGGAAGGTGCACTGCTGCTTGGTGTATTCGAAGATCCAGATACAAAGCTGCTCTTAAATTGCTGCATCATCCCCGTCTTCAACGAATTTACAGCAGCGGTTCTCGGAGCAGGCACTTGTGAACCAGATTCAGCATTGTAACCTATGCCAAGGCCAAAATCaactcctcgcacaccacgacCGCGCCcagcacccccacccccacctttTCCTTTGCCACCTTTTTTCCCACCTGATAAGCGTAATGACTTGTTAGTACATGTTTCCATAAAAGACTCATCCAGATGACCTGCTTCCTGCTCTGTAAATAAACAAAGACAGCCTACCTTTCCTGGAGTCCCGTTTTGCTCTAAATCTTCCATCCTGCAATTCAAATCACAATCATTTCAGAAATGGGATTATTTTAATTGCAAGAGTGACTACGTAAATTAACATGATAGTATCTACATTGCTGCAAACATCCAGTTTGCATAAAGTATTCAACTAGAATTCCATGCAAGTCTAGaacttactccctccgtcccacaaaGAGTGTAGTTATAGGATTCAAATGTTGTCCCACAAAGAGTGTAGTTTTAACTTGTAATGAGATCTATTTAATTGAAGTAACACCAAGTACCAAGAAAGTATTGTATAGAAAAACGCATAGAGCCCATCAAATATTTAGTAGATGTTAGTTTTCTAGTTTcaatgcatatgcattcattgagaatccagaaaaccaaataaatagcACAGTTTTCAATCATAATTGGTAAAAGTAATTAGGGGAAACAAAGTCATTTCTTTGGATGAGTAACgtgtctgaaattttctaaaactacaTTCTTTTGCGGGACGGAGGGAGTCCATTATAAGCCACCAAATAAACAAAAATTATCGATAAGATAACTAACCTTCATAGCCAGATCCATGAGTTCATTGGGTACATCCTGACCAGCAGCAATCAAACTATGAACCAATTCACCAGCAAAGCGTGCCTCCTTCTGTGTAATCAGAGTGTATGCAGTGCCATCTTTATCCCCAGCACGGCCAGTTCTTCCAATACGGTGGATATGCATATCCATCTCCTTTGCAATATCAAAGTTAACAACTGTTTTAATTGACTTAATGTCAAGACCTCTTGCAGCAACATCAGTTGCAACCAGAACATGGTAGGTCCCAGATTTGAACTTCTGTAGGGTCTCCATACGAGAAGCTTGATCCTTGTCACCATGAAGTGCTGCAATTCTGAATCCTCTCTGATTCAACTCTTTCTCTATCTCATCCACTCTAGCCTTCTTAGATGCAAATACAAGAACGTCTCCATCATCAATCATCCCAGGCAATTTCTCCAAAAGCCAAGGCATTTTCTCAGCATCAGAAGGGAGTACGTTGACAACTTGTTTAATGTCTTCATTAGCACTGCCAACTTGACCAACTGTAACTCTAATAGGATCAGTCAATATTTCTCTTGCCAAACGCTCCACTTTGTATGGCATTGTTGCGGAAAAAAGTAAGGTTTGTCGGTCTGGTCTGATTTGACCAACAATGGATCTTATTTGTGGCTCAAATCCAAGATCAAACATGCGATCAGCTTCATCAAGAACCAAATAAGTTGCCCTGAACATCTTCAATGCCTTCATCTTCAGCAAGTCTATTAATCTCCCTGGGGTTGCAATGACTACTTCACAGCCTGCTTTCAGTTCTTTAAACTGGTCAAATTTGGAAACCCCACCATATACAGCGGCAACTCGAAGGTTGTAAGGTTTTGCAAACTTCTTAGCTTCGAGATATATCTGATGGGCCAGTTCTCTTGTTGGAGCACAAATCACTCCTATTGGTCCTTCTTCTTTCTCAAGTTCAGGCTGATCCATAATATGTACAATCATTGGGAGTACAAAAGCTGCAGTTTTGCCTGAACCAGTTTTTGCAATTCCAATGATATCTCTGCCTGAAAGTACGATAGGTAAAGCCTGGCACTGAATTGTTGTTGGTTTTTCATAAGCCTGCTTGGCAATAGCATGCATTAACGGTACAGGAAACCCACAATCCTCGAAGTTTTTTATTGGCCTTGGCACATCAAAACCAGAAACCCTAATTGCCAAACTTTTCATATAATCTGCCACTTCTTGGTCACTCATACCTAtacgaaaaaaagaaagatttcAATACATCATAACTCAGATCATGAAAGAATGAGAAACAACAATCTGTGCATGGTCAGCCACGAAGAAAAATACTTGCAACTTGCAAGGCTCCAGTTGAATTAGCTTAGTTCCTAAGTAATATTAATTAAGCTTTCTTTAAAAGCCAGGTGAATCCTTTCTCTAAAAAAAGTAAATATTAATTTAGGAAGGAAGGAAGAACCTAAACAAAACAAGTACATCCAATTGAAAATTTCTTCTTTGGAGTGGAATACAGATCAAAGTTCGGTGCTGACAGGGAAGGAAAACTTTTGCCTGAACACATATCGTGCAAGCCTCTGCAGATTTTTCTACTTTATCCCATGCTAAGAAATGACCACTAACGCATCTACTTTAATCTAGTTATGGGATAATTGTGTCATGAGCTTATGGGAAATAAGGATATCtatcatttattttattttgattacaGTTGCGCTGGCAAGATCAATCTTGTAACTGAGCTAGACAAGCCTTATATACTTGGAACACTAGTAGGTGCCTTCGCTAACCAGTAAGTGGAAATTAGCTTCAGTCCAAGATCGATAAGCATAATTCATTGCAACATGGCCTAATGGGGCCCAGAAAATAAAGCATAAACATAGACAAATGCTAATGTACTGAAAGCGAAATATTTCATGTACATACCATCACAATCAGGTGTTGTGGGATTTTGATTCCTAATTGAACAACCACCCAAGTGACGTGAAGTATTTGATGTTCTGGTTGTAATGAGTTACACAAAAGGGCATATGAAACGTTTCAAGTGCACAAGCATCAGAAGAGAAAGAAAGTAATTGCCTGACTATGgacctttttctaaaaaaaacacatAAAATTTAATCTCTAACACAGCACTACAAGCACGCCATAAAACAAGAGTGGTCCAGGTCTCCCGGAACAGggcatagcttcattagttcattTCCATGTCAAGACAGCAGAAGTTCAGATTGCATCATGGAGCAGAGCATCCAATCGAACTTACTTAGGCCTGGTTCATCACATATTTTTCCTAAGCTAAGTATGAATTCCTAGCATTTGCTGCGTAGTAGGATTTAAGTAGCTTAGGCACGTAAGCTGCAATAAACACTTAGTTAACAGCTAACATTACATTACATGTGCCAAACTAAATAGTATCTCAGATTCACAATTCAGACAAGATTGAAAGGCACAAAATGCTTCACCTGAAATTGACGGCTTCTCCTCATAGAAATCTTTGGTGAAGGCATCGTACTCGATGGTCGAGTGGTCCAGTGCTGGTATGGGCTCGATTTTCTTCTTGTCCACGACTATGGGGTTGTCGGAGTCGTACTCCATCATGCCGGCGTCGACGGCCTTGGCAGCGGCGTAGACCTCCTCGTCGGAGTCGTAACCGGCGCGCAtagcgtcggcggcgagcgcgagcccGGCGTCTTTCTTTGCCCGCAGGAAGCTCTCGACGGGGTCATCCTCGTCATCGTCAGAGTCTGCTCGGCGAAGCGCCTCCGGCttgggcggcgggggcggcgcgcggatCTCCTCCTGGATCTCCGCCATGAAGGCGTCGAGCGGGTCGATCTCCTCCCCATCCTCCGACTTGCTGGCTGCCGCAGCGGAGGCGGGGGCGTCTGTGGGAGCGTCGTCGGAGAAGGCGATGTCGTCGAGGTCCGGGTCGTCAGTAGGACGGTAGAGCCGAGGTACGGGCTGCGAGCGCTCGAAACTGTAGGAGGTAGGCCGCGGGATGCTGAACCCCTCGAGCTTTGGCCGCTTCGACATGGCGCCGCGGCGTGAcggagctagggtttgcgaGGCCCGGGGGTGATGGAGGGGTACCCGTGATGGAGGACGGAGACGATGACAGCGGAGAATTGGCTGGATcacgcgtcttttttatttttacatttttcaaaaaaaattacagaaatatattttcgattttaaaatttacagttttatacccctatcgcccggcaggcaggcaggcagaggCCTGTGAGCGCTCGAAACTGTAGGAGGTAGGCCGCGGGATGCTGAACCCCTCGAGCTTTGGCCGCTTCGACATGGCGCCGCGGCGTGAcggagctagggtttgcgaGGCCCGGGGGTGATGGAGGGGTACCCGTGATGGAGGACGGAGACGATGACAACGGAGAATTGGCTGGATcacgcgtcttttttatttttacatttttcaaaaaaaattacagaaatatattttcgatttcaaaatttataattttatacccctaccgcccggcaggcagaggcctgccgcccggcaggcagaggcctgccgcccggcggggcggcggcaggctcccctCCCCGCAAAATTGCAGCAGTGAGccattagatgtggttttatATATTTTGGATATAAATAAAAACCATTAGTAAAGTACATGAATATGAAAAATATAAgttagcaattcatacacatacacaaatgagaacgaaataggtgatgcatgagaacgaaataagtataacatgacgatatgtccataacaaaaatacagaaagagctagaagcacctcctaaccaccccggccatgtcgatCTCTTTTATGCTgagcgtggacgtggtctgtagagtaggtgtgtcgctctggaggccctacgtctctacctggacgtctGGTGGACACAGGTGTATGGAAGGTAGGATCGGTCtgctggttaggtgtagaaaataaccgagtccaatcttcgaagttcgcctcaaaggtatcctgtgtgggccatatacagtagcaattaagatatcttaatcatcgttttataagtcatatatttgggtacatattcatcatacgtacctgttggtggtggatacgaagaatgacccatatcaggaagctggtggtgcgatcaTGTTAACTGTTCAAATTATTTAGAATATCCATAGAAATaagaagaacatgataaattcggGTTACGGATTAGATATTTATCTTGCGTTCCTTCTGCGGTCGCCgtagggtaatacgaagaagatcccgcatcatataactgttgtgatcctatatgtaaatacaaaaggaattagatttcataccacaattaattgaaattaagatatggactataAGTTTACCAAAAGGTCGTAgtggtgcctgtgttggttgaaataACATTcctgcagctggtgccatggtactaaactgagTCCCTCCGTGTGGTTGCTAAGGTGCGTGTgcatcacctgtatggactgagaattaattgttgaCTTCAAAATAGGAAGTcagtaagtatcctcacgtacctggataatgctACTGAGACCAATAAAGTGCTTGGGAAAGCTGCTGTTGTGGTtgcatgtcagcatatatcAAGCGGCAACGAGTCTGAGGCTGGTACCAGCTCAGGTACGCCCTGTACGAAGCCTCCGTGTGTGCAGGGGTCGCAAGCGCCACATTCTCTTCTGCCTggtcccagccatcgacccaaggCTGCACCCTTGTGACCCACATGTTGGAGAAGGGTTGACCAGTCCTCGACAaactaaatattgaaaataatttAGTCAAATATGATTGGTTAACTATACAATGCATAGCCATTGAAAAGACATATGAATTGTTATCTGTGGGCATGGCATTCGACCCGATCCAATACTGACGGCACATGATACAACTGTATTTGACCGAACTGTCTCCTAACTCTATCCGGACAGTGAGCCTCAATgtaaacgtcgtacaccaaTATTGTAGTTGTCATCCAAAAGGCCTGATCCTGAAAGCAAACCAAAGATATCCCGATCGGTGCACGAGTGTTTATAGCCAACTCggagtagggctcccacacGA
This window contains:
- the LOC120689280 gene encoding myc-associated zinc finger protein-like codes for the protein MERTQGSAVLPGAVLGHTQCAADIATACALALAAHPGANSAPAHAPAAVTTFPTATPATAAFAGAAAASFACSDTAASQATPPTAKSLRAASTSCSPSDTTTSYADAGAPPAATFAGAAAASYTASDTTTSRSVLG
- the LOC120687314 gene encoding formin-like protein 5 — translated: MGHPHHHRATQRDPVHAWLHQATPWEKGQDHGVPGGAGGPAAAAPLHAAPWGAVRRVPAFRGRHHRGAGQGRRRGDRVGRVPHRLCRRVRRAGCRRAGAGGARAPARRLRPRRAPPAVQADAPLRVRIASDVAASTKEKAGAPRKKANVIVKLEEEVELSPPPPPPPPPLWMRSPTPPPPASPPPPPSPPPPPQDVAPRP
- the LOC120687193 gene encoding uncharacterized protein LOC120687193, with the translated sequence MPRIPATERPRLTLEDYIVFFTTRSGNGLSLHHLNQIIYMHAFAKLHRVPKSALVDALGSVELMRPRRSTVPLNATALPLGAASAAAAALSAGEATRDIEDIGWRECPVGSLLSVRAGLRSPAAAAAETLLPISAIAPGSTEQISPPSLLSASSPLPPALPAAARKKRSLTRKGKAAIRTRRRRVVELLTLPSVEMAAAAGLATPPPPQALLTGPSAGEQAPASA
- the LOC120688638 gene encoding DEAD-box ATP-dependent RNA helicase 24-like isoform X2 produces the protein MSKRPKLEGFSIPRPTSYSFERSQPVPRLYRPTDDPDLDDIAFSDDAPTDAPASAAAASKSEDGEEIDPLDAFMAEIQEEIRAPPPPPKPEALRRADSDDDEDDPVESFLRAKKDAGLALAADAMRAGYDSDEEVYAAAKAVDAGMMEYDSDNPIVVDKKKIEPIPALDHSTIEYDAFTKDFYEEKPSISGMSDQEVADYMKSLAIRVSGFDVPRPIKNFEDCGFPVPLMHAIAKQAYEKPTTIQCQALPIVLSGRDIIGIAKTGSGKTAAFVLPMIVHIMDQPELEKEEGPIGVICAPTRELAHQIYLEAKKFAKPYNLRVAAVYGGVSKFDQFKELKAGCEVVIATPGRLIDLLKMKALKMFRATYLVLDEADRMFDLGFEPQIRSIVGQIRPDRQTLLFSATMPYKVERLAREILTDPIRVTVGQVGSANEDIKQVVNVLPSDAEKMPWLLEKLPGMIDDGDVLVFASKKARVDEIEKELNQRGFRIAALHGDKDQASRMETLQKFKSGTYHVLVATDVAARGLDIKSIKTVVNFDIAKEMDMHIHRIGRTGRAGDKDGTAYTLITQKEARFAGELVHSLIAAGQDVPNELMDLAMKDGRFRAKRDSRKGGKKGGKGKGGGGGAGRGRGVRGVDFGLGIGYNAESGSQVPAPRTAAVNSLKTGMMQQFKSSFVSGSSNTPSSSAPSFVRPALRGFVSGGTIGGDARPAQSAPSFVPASQPAQSALSFVPASQPAGNSNENGNQNPESLATAACPDVPQG
- the LOC120688638 gene encoding DEAD-box ATP-dependent RNA helicase 24-like isoform X1, which encodes MSKRPKLEGFSIPRPTSYSFERSQPVPRLYRPTDDPDLDDIAFSDDAPTDAPASAAAASKSEDGEEIDPLDAFMAEIQEEIRAPPPPPKPEALRRADSDDDEDDPVESFLRAKKDAGLALAADAMRAGYDSDEEVYAAAKAVDAGMMEYDSDNPIVVDKKKIEPIPALDHSTIEYDAFTKDFYEEKPSISGMSDQEVADYMKSLAIRVSGFDVPRPIKNFEDCGFPVPLMHAIAKQAYEKPTTIQCQALPIVLSGRDIIGIAKTGSGKTAAFVLPMIVHIMDQPELEKEEGPIGVICAPTRELAHQIYLEAKKFAKPYNLRVAAVYGGVSKFDQFKELKAGCEVVIATPGRLIDLLKMKALKMFRATYLVLDEADRMFDLGFEPQIRSIVGQIRPDRQTLLFSATMPYKVERLAREILTDPIRVTVGQVGSANEDIKQVVNVLPSDAEKMPWLLEKLPGMIDDGDVLVFASKKARVDEIEKELNQRGFRIAALHGDKDQASRMETLQKFKSGTYHVLVATDVAARGLDIKSIKTVVNFDIAKEMDMHIHRIGRTGRAGDKDGTAYTLITQKEARFAGELVHSLIAAGQDVPNELMDLAMKDGRFRAKRDSRKGGKKGGKGKGGGGGAGRGRGVRGVDFGLGIGYNAESGSQVPAPRTAAVNSLKTGMMQQFKSSFVSGSSNTPSSSAPSFVRPALRGFVSGGTIGGDARPAQSAPSFVPASQPAQSALSFVPASQPAGNSNENGNQNPESSWDRSRERKRPSGWDR